A stretch of Spirochaeta cellobiosiphila DSM 17781 DNA encodes these proteins:
- the hisF gene encoding imidazole glycerol phosphate synthase subunit HisF, which yields MFKKRIVVCLDVRNGKTTKGIKFQGNIDIGDPVEMAAKYYKEGIDELVFYDITASNEKRGIMLDVVSKVAKEIFIPFCVGGGLGSLEDIKKVIGAGAEKVSLNSQAVKNPTIIEQGANLFGAQCIVLGMDALRDTSMPSGYRVVINGGRTQTKWDALAWAKHAESLGAGEIVLNSIDADGTKSGYEVNLTRMISENVGIPVVASGGAGKPEHLREILTEGKADAALVASMVHYNEYSIPTIKNYLNEHDVSVRIDGY from the coding sequence ATGTTTAAAAAAAGAATTGTCGTTTGTTTAGATGTACGAAATGGGAAAACAACAAAGGGAATTAAATTCCAAGGAAATATTGATATTGGTGATCCCGTAGAGATGGCTGCTAAATATTATAAAGAAGGCATTGATGAACTAGTTTTCTATGATATAACTGCTTCTAATGAAAAAAGAGGAATAATGCTTGATGTAGTGTCTAAGGTGGCTAAAGAAATATTTATTCCTTTCTGTGTTGGGGGTGGTTTAGGAAGTCTTGAAGATATCAAAAAAGTTATTGGTGCAGGAGCTGAGAAAGTTAGTTTGAATTCTCAAGCTGTAAAAAATCCTACTATTATTGAGCAGGGTGCCAACTTATTTGGAGCACAATGTATAGTTCTTGGTATGGATGCCTTAAGAGACACTAGTATGCCTAGTGGATACAGAGTTGTCATTAATGGAGGACGGACACAAACCAAATGGGATGCTTTAGCTTGGGCTAAACATGCGGAATCTCTTGGTGCTGGAGAAATAGTTCTAAACTCTATTGATGCTGATGGCACAAAATCAGGATATGAAGTTAATTTAACACGAATGATAAGTGAGAATGTCGGTATACCTGTTGTTGCTTCTGGTGGGGCCGGTAAGCCTGAGCATTTACGAGAAATTTTAACAGAAGGCAAAGCTGATGCGGCCTTAGTTGCTAGTATGGTTCACTATAATGAATATAGCATTCCTACAATTAAGAACTATCTTAATGAACATGATGTCTCAGTACGGATAGATGGTTATTAG
- the ileS gene encoding isoleucine--tRNA ligase, which produces MFKPADPKVSFPQLEESILKFWEENKIFKKSLDQREGSEEYVFFDGPPFATGLPHFGHFVPGTIKDIFPRYYTMKGKRVERRFGWDCHGLPVEFEMEKQLGISGKSQIEEYGIAKFNENCRSIVLRYTSEWEKIVGRMGRWVDFENDYKTMDPEYMESIWWVVKQLWDKGLVYEGHSIHAYSPKLSTVLSNFEVNLGGYKEVTDPAVTIRFKVDGQDNTYFLAWTTTPWTLPSNLGLCFGPDIDYVKVKDGKDYYILAEARLNAYYKDPADYEIVDKYKGIDLKGMSYEPLMPYFADLKEQGAFRTYVDEYVTIEDGTGIVHTAPGFGEDDNRIMKGSGVPVVCPIDAECKFTDEVPEYKGIFVKDADNAIIKRLREEGKLIKRENYLHNYPHCYRTKGPLIYRAISSWFVDVEKIKDKMLKANDQIRWMPDHIQKGRFGKWLENAREWSIGRSRYWGNPIPVWKNDETGEMICIGSLDELEKYSGQRPKDLHKHFVDEITWEGSSGGTFRRVPDVLDCWFESGSMPYAQVHYPFENKERFEKNFPANFINEGLDQTRGWFYTLTILAAALFDSPAFQNVIVSGLVLAEDGKKMSKSERNFTDPVQVINKFGADALRLYLMDSAVVRADDLKYSDDGVKDSLKSTILPLWNAYSFFVTYANIDGFVPKGLTELPDNPLDCWILSESEKLLEVFEENMAKLEIQKALSPIVDFIDSLNNWYIRRSRRRFWKSENDKDKFQAYETLYYVLMKVITVACPIVPFITEAIYQNLRTSDMPLSIHLQDFPTVNTSYRDVNLEKKMSVTRQTVSMGRAIRSLHNLKIRQPLKALHLVTKDMKERSILREMEDIISEELNVKEVIYRENEDELVEYSAKANFKVLGKQLGKDMKEAAAKIETLKGEEIQSLLEGATLSIDLTNRSVDLTKDSVIVIRTEKENLKVLNEGSLTVALDPDITDELLKEGLVRDLVRGFQNLRKERDLQVTDRINVSFVGPELLQDAVNEFEGYFLGEILGADWSWNKSATAVSVQVGDDEAFIDLVKE; this is translated from the coding sequence TTGTTTAAACCAGCAGATCCCAAAGTCAGCTTTCCCCAGCTTGAAGAAAGCATTCTAAAATTTTGGGAAGAAAACAAAATTTTCAAAAAATCTTTGGATCAAAGAGAAGGTTCAGAGGAGTATGTCTTTTTTGACGGACCTCCATTTGCAACTGGATTGCCACACTTTGGTCACTTCGTTCCTGGTACCATAAAAGACATATTTCCACGTTACTATACGATGAAAGGCAAAAGAGTTGAGCGTCGTTTTGGTTGGGATTGTCATGGATTACCTGTCGAGTTCGAGATGGAGAAACAGTTAGGTATTAGTGGCAAATCTCAAATTGAAGAATATGGAATCGCAAAATTCAATGAAAATTGTCGTTCAATTGTTCTAAGATATACTTCCGAATGGGAAAAGATAGTTGGAAGAATGGGACGTTGGGTTGATTTTGAAAATGATTACAAAACGATGGATCCTGAGTATATGGAATCCATTTGGTGGGTAGTTAAGCAATTATGGGACAAAGGACTAGTTTACGAAGGACATTCTATTCATGCCTATAGTCCTAAATTATCCACAGTATTATCTAATTTTGAGGTAAATTTAGGTGGATATAAGGAAGTAACAGATCCCGCTGTTACAATTAGATTTAAAGTCGATGGGCAGGATAATACTTATTTCCTAGCTTGGACCACGACTCCATGGACTCTGCCTTCAAATCTTGGACTTTGCTTTGGCCCGGATATTGATTACGTAAAAGTAAAGGATGGAAAAGATTACTATATTTTAGCAGAAGCTCGTTTAAATGCTTATTATAAAGATCCTGCAGATTATGAAATTGTTGATAAATATAAAGGTATAGATCTCAAAGGAATGAGTTATGAACCTCTTATGCCTTATTTTGCAGATCTCAAGGAACAGGGCGCCTTTCGAACATATGTCGATGAATATGTAACTATCGAAGATGGTACAGGTATAGTACACACAGCTCCAGGATTTGGAGAGGATGATAACAGAATCATGAAAGGGTCTGGTGTTCCTGTCGTATGTCCTATTGATGCGGAATGTAAATTTACAGATGAAGTTCCTGAATATAAGGGCATATTCGTTAAAGATGCAGACAATGCTATCATCAAACGATTAAGAGAAGAAGGCAAACTCATAAAACGAGAAAACTACCTTCACAATTATCCTCATTGTTATAGAACTAAAGGTCCCTTAATATATAGAGCTATATCTTCCTGGTTTGTCGATGTTGAAAAAATTAAAGATAAAATGCTTAAAGCCAATGACCAGATAAGATGGATGCCAGATCACATACAGAAAGGTCGTTTTGGTAAATGGCTTGAGAATGCCAGAGAATGGTCCATTGGTAGAAGTCGTTATTGGGGCAATCCCATTCCTGTTTGGAAAAACGATGAAACTGGGGAAATGATATGTATCGGAAGTCTAGATGAACTAGAAAAGTACTCAGGACAACGACCAAAAGATCTTCACAAGCATTTTGTTGATGAAATTACTTGGGAAGGTTCTTCTGGGGGAACGTTCAGGAGAGTTCCTGATGTATTAGATTGCTGGTTTGAATCAGGGTCTATGCCTTACGCTCAAGTACATTATCCTTTTGAAAATAAAGAAAGATTTGAAAAGAATTTCCCTGCTAATTTCATTAATGAAGGTTTAGACCAAACAAGAGGCTGGTTTTACACCTTAACCATATTAGCTGCTGCTCTTTTTGATTCACCCGCTTTCCAAAATGTTATTGTTAGTGGATTGGTCTTAGCGGAAGATGGAAAAAAGATGTCCAAATCAGAAAGGAACTTTACAGACCCTGTTCAGGTTATAAATAAATTTGGAGCAGATGCTCTTCGTTTGTATTTAATGGATTCTGCAGTAGTAAGAGCTGATGATCTTAAATATTCTGATGATGGTGTCAAAGATAGTCTAAAAAGTACTATATTGCCTTTATGGAATGCTTATAGCTTTTTTGTGACTTATGCTAATATTGATGGATTCGTGCCCAAAGGACTAACAGAGTTACCTGATAATCCATTAGATTGTTGGATTCTTAGTGAGTCTGAAAAACTATTGGAAGTATTTGAAGAAAATATGGCTAAATTGGAAATTCAAAAGGCGTTATCTCCAATAGTTGATTTTATTGATAGTCTTAATAACTGGTATATTAGAAGAAGTAGACGTAGATTTTGGAAATCTGAGAATGACAAAGATAAATTTCAGGCATATGAAACTCTATATTATGTGTTAATGAAAGTAATCACTGTCGCCTGTCCCATTGTTCCTTTTATCACAGAAGCCATTTATCAAAATCTTCGAACTTCAGATATGCCTCTTAGTATACACTTACAAGACTTTCCAACAGTCAATACAAGCTATAGAGATGTGAACCTTGAAAAGAAAATGTCCGTGACAAGACAAACTGTATCTATGGGACGTGCTATTAGGAGCCTACATAACTTAAAAATTAGACAGCCTTTGAAAGCATTACATCTAGTTACAAAGGATATGAAGGAAAGGTCTATTCTTAGAGAAATGGAAGATATTATCTCTGAAGAATTAAATGTTAAAGAAGTTATTTACCGAGAAAATGAAGATGAACTTGTAGAGTATTCTGCGAAAGCAAACTTTAAAGTTCTTGGTAAACAGCTTGGTAAAGACATGAAAGAGGCAGCTGCAAAAATAGAAACCCTTAAGGGAGAGGAAATTCAAAGTCTTCTAGAAGGGGCTACTTTAAGTATTGATCTAACCAATAGAAGTGTCGACCTAACCAAAGACAGTGTGATTGTAATTAGAACAGAAAAGGAAAACCTAAAGGTGTTGAACGAAGGTTCTCTCACAGTTGCACTTGATCCTGATATTACCGATGAGTTGTTAAAAGAAGGTCTGGTCCGTGACTTAGTAAGAGGATTTCAAAATCTCCGAAAAGAACGGGATTTACAGGTTACTGATCGAATCAATGTTTCTTTTGTGGGGCCTGAACTATTACAGGATGCTGTTAATGAGTTTGAAGGTTATTTCCTTGGTGAAATATTGGGAGCTGATTGGAGTTGGAATAAGTCAGCTACTGCAGTTTCTGTACAAGTCGGAGATGATGAAGCCTTTATTGATTTAGTAAAGGAATAA
- the hisH gene encoding imidazole glycerol phosphate synthase subunit HisH — translation MRIGVIDYDAGNLKSVETALQHLGVDFLISDKPEELSQVDKIIFPGVGEAKSAMENLRSRGMDEFITNSHKIGKPILGICIGSQILLDSSDERQTKCLGLIPGKAIKFQKKEGFKVPQIGWNSVKWDKDHELFYGIPQNSSFFFVHSYYTKPTNPQNILAESIYSEPFVCGLIKDNLVATQFHPEKSGPLGLRLLKNFIERVS, via the coding sequence ATGCGCATCGGAGTAATTGATTATGATGCAGGAAATTTAAAAAGTGTAGAGACAGCCCTCCAGCATTTAGGTGTTGATTTCTTAATTAGTGACAAACCAGAAGAATTATCTCAAGTGGATAAGATTATTTTCCCGGGTGTTGGGGAAGCAAAGAGTGCTATGGAGAATTTAAGATCAAGAGGTATGGATGAGTTTATTACTAACTCTCACAAGATTGGAAAGCCCATTCTCGGTATCTGTATTGGTTCCCAGATCCTTCTTGATTCTTCCGATGAGAGACAAACAAAATGTCTTGGTTTGATACCTGGTAAAGCTATAAAATTTCAAAAAAAAGAAGGCTTTAAAGTTCCTCAAATTGGTTGGAACTCTGTTAAATGGGATAAAGATCATGAATTATTTTATGGAATTCCTCAAAATAGTTCTTTTTTCTTTGTACATTCCTATTACACAAAACCTACTAATCCCCAAAATATACTGGCAGAAAGTATTTATAGTGAGCCCTTTGTCTGTGGTTTAATTAAGGACAATTTGGTAGCAACACAGTTTCACCCAGAAAAATCTGGACCTCTTGGACTTCGTTTACTAAAAAATTTTATAGAACGGGTATCCTAA
- a CDS encoding FmdB family zinc ribbon protein produces MPTYDYECPECGNFEYFQSMSDDPLTLCPTCNNPVKRLIGGGSGLIFKGSGFYVTDSKKAGSKKEGSSS; encoded by the coding sequence ATGCCCACCTATGATTATGAATGTCCAGAGTGTGGAAATTTTGAATACTTTCAAAGTATGTCTGATGATCCTCTTACCCTTTGTCCTACCTGTAATAATCCAGTTAAACGATTAATTGGAGGGGGATCGGGACTTATTTTTAAGGGTAGTGGATTTTATGTGACCGACAGTAAAAAAGCCGGATCAAAAAAAGAGGGTTCATCTTCTTAG